The Pleomorphomonas sp. T1.2MG-36 genome contains a region encoding:
- a CDS encoding PACE efflux transporter: protein MRSLPDRIRHVVSFEIIGLALVTPLGALAFSQPMLDIGVLSAIIAVVATLWNLVYNYLFDLGLRAARGNTAKGTAMRVFHAILFEAGLLAVLMPFIAFYLGITLWQALMMDISFAAFYMAYAFVFNWAYDRLFPLAEWQTQA from the coding sequence ATGCGTTCTTTGCCCGATCGTATTCGTCATGTCGTCAGCTTCGAGATCATCGGGCTGGCGCTCGTCACGCCGCTGGGGGCGCTGGCGTTCAGCCAGCCGATGCTGGACATCGGCGTGCTCAGCGCCATCATCGCCGTGGTGGCGACGCTGTGGAACCTTGTCTACAACTACCTGTTCGATCTCGGCCTTCGCGCCGCGCGCGGCAACACCGCCAAGGGCACGGCGATGCGGGTGTTCCACGCCATCCTGTTCGAGGCGGGGCTTCTGGCCGTGCTGATGCCCTTCATCGCCTTCTACCTCGGCATAACGCTGTGGCAGGCGCTGATGATGGACATCTCCTTCGCGGCCTTCTACATGGCCTACGCCTTCGTGTTCAATTGGGCGTATGATCGGCTTTTTCCGCTGGCCGAGTGGCAGACCCAGGCCTGA
- a CDS encoding zinc-binding dehydrogenase, giving the protein MLSALHRTFGEPAEVLTPADAPLPEPKAGEVRIRTILSPIHNHDLWTVRGQYGYKPALPAIGGTEAVGIVDALGPGVTGITTGTRVAAAGVHETWAEYFLAPAKSLVPLPEAIADEAAAQLIAMPFSAITLLDFLGVDTGDWVIQNTANGAVGKTLAMLAAARGIHVVNLVRRDQGVGELESLGIANAVSTASPGWKERVTEITSGAPIRAAVDSIGGDASGDLMHLLGDNGLLVSFGSMAGEPMRIPSGATIFKQAVVKGFWGAKVSADMAPEKRAALIGELMRLVASGELKLPVEAVFGLDRIKDAVLASQAPGKIGKVLLRP; this is encoded by the coding sequence ATGCTGAGCGCACTTCACCGCACCTTCGGCGAACCGGCCGAGGTTCTGACGCCCGCCGACGCCCCCCTGCCCGAGCCCAAGGCCGGCGAGGTGCGGATCAGGACGATCCTCTCGCCCATCCATAACCACGATCTCTGGACGGTGCGCGGCCAGTATGGCTACAAGCCGGCGCTGCCGGCCATCGGCGGCACCGAGGCGGTGGGCATCGTCGACGCGCTCGGCCCCGGCGTCACCGGCATCACCACCGGCACGCGCGTGGCGGCGGCCGGCGTTCACGAGACCTGGGCCGAATATTTCCTCGCCCCGGCGAAATCGCTGGTGCCGCTGCCCGAGGCCATTGCCGACGAGGCCGCCGCCCAGCTGATCGCCATGCCCTTCAGCGCCATCACGCTCCTCGATTTCCTCGGCGTCGACACCGGCGACTGGGTGATCCAGAACACCGCCAACGGCGCCGTCGGCAAGACGCTGGCCATGCTGGCCGCCGCGCGCGGCATCCACGTCGTCAACCTCGTCCGCCGCGACCAGGGTGTCGGCGAGCTCGAAAGCCTCGGCATCGCCAACGCCGTCTCCACCGCCTCGCCCGGCTGGAAGGAGCGCGTCACCGAGATCACCAGCGGCGCGCCGATCCGCGCGGCGGTCGATTCCATCGGCGGCGACGCCAGCGGCGACCTGATGCACCTCCTCGGCGACAACGGCCTGCTCGTCTCCTTCGGCAGCATGGCCGGCGAGCCGATGCGCATCCCCTCGGGCGCCACCATCTTCAAGCAGGCCGTGGTCAAGGGCTTCTGGGGCGCCAAGGTCAGCGCCGACATGGCGCCGGAAAAGCGCGCCGCGCTGATCGGCGAGCTGATGCGGCTGGTGGCCTCGGGCGAACTCAAGCTGCCGGTGGAGGCCGTCTTCGGGCTCGACCGGATCAAGGACGCCGTGCTCGCCTCGCAAGCCCCGGGCAAGATCGGCAAGGTTCTGTTGCGGCCCTGA